CGAAAAGCGCTCGCGAGTGCCCAGCGTGAAATCGCCCGAGACCTGGCGATTCGGATGGCCGAGTTCGATTCGTCGCGCAGCGTGCGTATCACGGCGACGGAAATGCTCGGTTGCTTCAAGGACCGGGCCGTGCTGGCGCCGTTGATCCGCCTGCTGCGTGACCGGGACTTTGCCATCGCCGAGCGGGCCGAGTTGTCCTTGATCGCCTTGACGGGCACGACCCATGATTTTGACGCGGATGCGTGGGAGGCGTGGATCGCCCAAACGCCGGATCCCTTCGCCAAAGCCGGCCAGACTCCGCAGACGACGCGGCCGGCTCCGCCGAGCTGGTTTGAGAAGCAACAGCGAGCCATCCGCCGGGCGTTGCGGCTGGGTGGCTGGGACTGACGCGGCCGGTTCGGAATCATCGCGATCGGGTGTCACCTGGCGCTCAGTCGGTCGTGAACGAACCGTTGAACTGACCGCCGCTGCCGAGTGGGAGACTACGGTGGTCCCGGATGTGGGTTTTGATACCGGGTCTCAATCGCAGGTGATCGCGAACACCTCTGCGTCGTACAGGTTGAACCGGATTTTGACCG
This DNA window, taken from Phycisphaerae bacterium, encodes the following:
- a CDS encoding HEAT repeat domain-containing protein, with protein sequence MEAALPEDLSRSNADDRREAVARLAESGDYARPEVFHVLDAVARTDPVSQIRCIAIRGLARYKDDRPVGTMLAVLQAAKPGDKAVPADDDVRWEALHALAELDQRKALASAQREIARDLAIRMAEFDSSRSVRITATEMLGCFKDRAVLAPLIRLLRDRDFAIAERAELSLIALTGTTHDFDADAWEAWIAQTPDPFAKAGQTPQTTRPAPPSWFEKQQRAIRRALRLGGWD